In the genome of Ptychodera flava strain L36383 chromosome 13, AS_Pfla_20210202, whole genome shotgun sequence, one region contains:
- the LOC139147193 gene encoding protein CBFA2T1-like isoform X10, whose product MAWWPLHPTHGVPQTTHVHAMPLPQPRPQPLIHAQHHQQQPQQPVKPQQAKRDYIEPSMPDSPTDQGSSKPASTQPQCSPTGQPPVTTMSVATHSRSVSTSSGSGSIVNGLHSPNSVNGTPSPPSSMANSVSASQELPPACGARQLSKLKRFLTTLQQFGTDISPEIGERVRSLVMALVNNQLSVEEFHNKLQEATNFPLRPFVIPFLKANLPLLQRELMHCARMAKMTPHQYYSQHEHLLLDTKASPVDSSDILMEVNENGKRRTPERVNTTPKENGREPLQEQHLAKRHCTVSPSNANRTSPSSTINHHGSAAPHPIRMEDLAHAREMRERELRERELRERDLREREMREFSRFERDRERHHPIAAGGIHNRESMHPSSEYSVFDDRVEDDWKHVDTMLQCIMGMVEKTKRAIAVLHQRSLQDREELALWVRRHAEGAEHDMKKRAGEMMAHTIRQTEDRVSEVKRRAEEAVNEVKRQAVAELQKAVAAAEQKANELVAAERAKLERAVSEAKKQGYEEANATINSQDDTSETGLSSSQSCWNCGRKANETCSGCNTARYCGSFCQHKDWENHHRMCAQVQAQQQQQGGSADNNPTTSVPTTTTTTPPSAATSPAGSNANSASRSSTPALASGGESAR is encoded by the exons ATTACATAGAGCCAAGCATGCCTGATTCACCGACAGATCAGGGCAGTAGTAAGCCTGCATCAACGCAGCCACAGTGTTCACCTACAGGACAGCCACCGGTTACCACAATGTCGGTAGCTACTCATTCCCGATCAGTATCCACTAGTTCTGGCTCAG GTTCCATAGTGAATGGTTTACATTCACCTAACAGTGTGAATGGAACCCCATCACCACCAAGTTCCATGGCTAATTCCGTCAGTGCGAGTCAAGAGTTACCTCCGGCTTGTGGAGCAAGGCAGCTCAGTAAGTTGAAAAGATTCCTGACAACGCTGCAGCAGTTTGGTACGGATATCTCACCAGAGATAGGAGAGAGAGTCAGGAGTCTTGTCATGGCATTAGTT aaTAATCAACTATCAGTGGAAGAATTTCATAACAAACTTCAGGAAGCTACCAATTTTCCTCTCAGACCGTTTGTCATTCCCTTTTTGAAG GCTAATCTGCCACTGCTACAACGGGAGCTAATGCACTGTGCACGTATGGCTAAAATGACACCCCACCAGTATTACAGCCAACATGAACATTTATTACTGGACACCAAAGCATCGCCAGTGGATTCATCCGATATCTTGATGGAAGTTAATGAAAATGGCAAACGACGAACCCCTGAAAG GGTGAATACCACACCAAAGGAGAATGGCAGAGAGCCATTGCAAGAACAGCATTTAGCAAAGCGTCATTGTACAGTCAGTCCCAGCAATGCAAATAGAACAAGTCCAAGTAGTACAATCAACCACCATGGGTCTGCAGCGCCGCATCCCATCAGAATGGAAGATCTGGCCCATGCTAgagaaatgagagagagagaactcCGGGAAAGGGAACTCCGGGAACGGGACCTTCGAGAAAGGGAAATGAGGGAGTTTAGCAGATTTgaaagagacagagaaagacatCACCCCATTG CTGCTGGAGGAATCCACAATCGTGAATCAATGCATCCATCAAGTGAATATTCAGTGTTTGATGATAGAGTAGAAGATGATTGGAAACATGTAGATACT ATGCTGCAATGTATCATGGGAATGGTGGAAAAAACCAAACGTGCAATAGCTGTGTTGCATCAGCGCAGTTTACAGGACAGAGAGGAGCTGGCCTTATGGGTACGCAGACACGCAGAGGGCGCTGAAcacgacatgaaaaaacgtgCTGGTGAAATGATGGCACACAcaatcagacagacagaagatAGAGTCTCTGAAGTTAAAAGGAGAGCAG AGGAAGCTGTAAATGAAGTGAAAAGACAGGCTGTCGCTGAACTTCAGAAAGCTGTTGCTGCTGCAGAACAAAAGGCAAATGAACTTGTGGCAGCAGAACGAGCTAAACTAGAGAGAGCAGTGTCAGAAGCTAAGAAACAAGGATATGAGGAAGCCAATGCTACCATCAATAGCCAAGATGATACTAGTGAA ACTGGCCTTTCATCTTCACAGAGCTGCTGGAACTGTGGACGAAAAGCTAACGAGACATGCAGTGGCTGCAATACTGCCAGATACTGTGGTTCATTTTGTCAGCACAAAGACTGGGAAAATCACCACAGAATGTGTGCCCAGGTACAGGCCCAACAGCAACAGCAGGGTGGCTCTGCCGATAACAATCCCACAACATCTGTTCCAACTACCACTACTACTACGCCGCCATCTGCTGCGACAAGTCCTGCTGGATCTAATGCAAATAGTGCATCCAGATCAAGTACGCCGGCTCTGGCAAGTGGAGGGGAATCTGCCCGTTAG
- the LOC139147193 gene encoding protein CBFA2T1-like isoform X8: MEQDVSNNNNSTSVTGSEYERKPLTLSKLMQAHTHHSSGHYQGAFSLEYHRPKHYIEPSMPDSPTDQGSSKPASTQPQCSPTGQPPVTTMSVATHSRSVSTSSGSGSIVNGLHSPNSVNGTPSPPSSMANSVSASQELPPACGARQLSKLKRFLTTLQQFGTDISPEIGERVRSLVMALVNNQLSVEEFHNKLQEATNFPLRPFVIPFLKANLPLLQRELMHCARMAKMTPHQYYSQHEHLLLDTKASPVDSSDILMEVNENGKRRTPERVNTTPKENGREPLQEQHLAKRHCTVSPSNANRTSPSSTINHHGSAAPHPIRMEDLAHAREMRERELRERELRERDLREREMREFSRFERDRERHHPIAAGGIHNRESMHPSSEYSVFDDRVEDDWKHVDTMLQCIMGMVEKTKRAIAVLHQRSLQDREELALWVRRHAEGAEHDMKKRAGEMMAHTIRQTEDRVSEVKRRAEEAVNEVKRQAVAELQKAVAAAEQKANELVAAERAKLERAVSEAKKQGYEEANATINSQDDTSETGLSSSQSCWNCGRKANETCSGCNTARYCGSFCQHKDWENHHRMCAQVQAQQQQQGGSADNNPTTSVPTTTTTTPPSAATSPAGSNANSASRSSTPALASGGESAR; the protein is encoded by the exons ATTACATAGAGCCAAGCATGCCTGATTCACCGACAGATCAGGGCAGTAGTAAGCCTGCATCAACGCAGCCACAGTGTTCACCTACAGGACAGCCACCGGTTACCACAATGTCGGTAGCTACTCATTCCCGATCAGTATCCACTAGTTCTGGCTCAG GTTCCATAGTGAATGGTTTACATTCACCTAACAGTGTGAATGGAACCCCATCACCACCAAGTTCCATGGCTAATTCCGTCAGTGCGAGTCAAGAGTTACCTCCGGCTTGTGGAGCAAGGCAGCTCAGTAAGTTGAAAAGATTCCTGACAACGCTGCAGCAGTTTGGTACGGATATCTCACCAGAGATAGGAGAGAGAGTCAGGAGTCTTGTCATGGCATTAGTT aaTAATCAACTATCAGTGGAAGAATTTCATAACAAACTTCAGGAAGCTACCAATTTTCCTCTCAGACCGTTTGTCATTCCCTTTTTGAAG GCTAATCTGCCACTGCTACAACGGGAGCTAATGCACTGTGCACGTATGGCTAAAATGACACCCCACCAGTATTACAGCCAACATGAACATTTATTACTGGACACCAAAGCATCGCCAGTGGATTCATCCGATATCTTGATGGAAGTTAATGAAAATGGCAAACGACGAACCCCTGAAAG GGTGAATACCACACCAAAGGAGAATGGCAGAGAGCCATTGCAAGAACAGCATTTAGCAAAGCGTCATTGTACAGTCAGTCCCAGCAATGCAAATAGAACAAGTCCAAGTAGTACAATCAACCACCATGGGTCTGCAGCGCCGCATCCCATCAGAATGGAAGATCTGGCCCATGCTAgagaaatgagagagagagaactcCGGGAAAGGGAACTCCGGGAACGGGACCTTCGAGAAAGGGAAATGAGGGAGTTTAGCAGATTTgaaagagacagagaaagacatCACCCCATTG CTGCTGGAGGAATCCACAATCGTGAATCAATGCATCCATCAAGTGAATATTCAGTGTTTGATGATAGAGTAGAAGATGATTGGAAACATGTAGATACT ATGCTGCAATGTATCATGGGAATGGTGGAAAAAACCAAACGTGCAATAGCTGTGTTGCATCAGCGCAGTTTACAGGACAGAGAGGAGCTGGCCTTATGGGTACGCAGACACGCAGAGGGCGCTGAAcacgacatgaaaaaacgtgCTGGTGAAATGATGGCACACAcaatcagacagacagaagatAGAGTCTCTGAAGTTAAAAGGAGAGCAG AGGAAGCTGTAAATGAAGTGAAAAGACAGGCTGTCGCTGAACTTCAGAAAGCTGTTGCTGCTGCAGAACAAAAGGCAAATGAACTTGTGGCAGCAGAACGAGCTAAACTAGAGAGAGCAGTGTCAGAAGCTAAGAAACAAGGATATGAGGAAGCCAATGCTACCATCAATAGCCAAGATGATACTAGTGAA ACTGGCCTTTCATCTTCACAGAGCTGCTGGAACTGTGGACGAAAAGCTAACGAGACATGCAGTGGCTGCAATACTGCCAGATACTGTGGTTCATTTTGTCAGCACAAAGACTGGGAAAATCACCACAGAATGTGTGCCCAGGTACAGGCCCAACAGCAACAGCAGGGTGGCTCTGCCGATAACAATCCCACAACATCTGTTCCAACTACCACTACTACTACGCCGCCATCTGCTGCGACAAGTCCTGCTGGATCTAATGCAAATAGTGCATCCAGATCAAGTACGCCGGCTCTGGCAAGTGGAGGGGAATCTGCCCGTTAG
- the LOC139147193 gene encoding protein CBFA2T1-like isoform X5, producing MEQDVSNNNNSTSVTGSEYERKPLTLSKLMQAHTHHSSGHYQGAFSLEYHRPKHYIEPSMPDSPTDQGSSKPASTQPQCSPTGQPPVTTMSVATHSRSVSTSSGSGSIVNGLHSPNSVNGTPSPPSSMANSVSASQELPPACGARQLSKLKRFLTTLQQFGTDISPEIGERVRSLVMALVNNQLSVEEFHNKLQEATNFPLRPFVIPFLKANLPLLQRELMHCARMAKMTPHQYYSQHEHLLLDTKASPVDSSDILMEVNENGKRRTPERVNTTPKENGREPLQEQHLAKRHCTVSPSNANRTSPSSTINHHGSAAPHPIRMEDLAHAREMRERELRERELRERDLREREMREFSRFERDRERHHPIAAGGIHNRESMHPSSEYSVFDDRVEDDWKHVDTMLQCIMGMVEKTKRAIAVLHQRSLQDREELALWVRRHAEGAEHDMKKRAGEMMAHTIRQTEDRVSEVKRRAVFVSAEEAVNEVKRQAVAELQKAVAAAEQKANELVAAERAKLERAVSEAKKQGYEEANATINSQDDTSETGLSSSQSCWNCGRKANETCSGCNTARYCGSFCQHKDWENHHRMCAQVQAQQQQQGGSADNNPTTSVPTTTTTTPPSAATSPAGSNANSASRSSTPALASGGESAR from the exons ATTACATAGAGCCAAGCATGCCTGATTCACCGACAGATCAGGGCAGTAGTAAGCCTGCATCAACGCAGCCACAGTGTTCACCTACAGGACAGCCACCGGTTACCACAATGTCGGTAGCTACTCATTCCCGATCAGTATCCACTAGTTCTGGCTCAG GTTCCATAGTGAATGGTTTACATTCACCTAACAGTGTGAATGGAACCCCATCACCACCAAGTTCCATGGCTAATTCCGTCAGTGCGAGTCAAGAGTTACCTCCGGCTTGTGGAGCAAGGCAGCTCAGTAAGTTGAAAAGATTCCTGACAACGCTGCAGCAGTTTGGTACGGATATCTCACCAGAGATAGGAGAGAGAGTCAGGAGTCTTGTCATGGCATTAGTT aaTAATCAACTATCAGTGGAAGAATTTCATAACAAACTTCAGGAAGCTACCAATTTTCCTCTCAGACCGTTTGTCATTCCCTTTTTGAAG GCTAATCTGCCACTGCTACAACGGGAGCTAATGCACTGTGCACGTATGGCTAAAATGACACCCCACCAGTATTACAGCCAACATGAACATTTATTACTGGACACCAAAGCATCGCCAGTGGATTCATCCGATATCTTGATGGAAGTTAATGAAAATGGCAAACGACGAACCCCTGAAAG GGTGAATACCACACCAAAGGAGAATGGCAGAGAGCCATTGCAAGAACAGCATTTAGCAAAGCGTCATTGTACAGTCAGTCCCAGCAATGCAAATAGAACAAGTCCAAGTAGTACAATCAACCACCATGGGTCTGCAGCGCCGCATCCCATCAGAATGGAAGATCTGGCCCATGCTAgagaaatgagagagagagaactcCGGGAAAGGGAACTCCGGGAACGGGACCTTCGAGAAAGGGAAATGAGGGAGTTTAGCAGATTTgaaagagacagagaaagacatCACCCCATTG CTGCTGGAGGAATCCACAATCGTGAATCAATGCATCCATCAAGTGAATATTCAGTGTTTGATGATAGAGTAGAAGATGATTGGAAACATGTAGATACT ATGCTGCAATGTATCATGGGAATGGTGGAAAAAACCAAACGTGCAATAGCTGTGTTGCATCAGCGCAGTTTACAGGACAGAGAGGAGCTGGCCTTATGGGTACGCAGACACGCAGAGGGCGCTGAAcacgacatgaaaaaacgtgCTGGTGAAATGATGGCACACAcaatcagacagacagaagatAGAGTCTCTGAAGTTAAAAGGAGAGCAG TTTTTGTTTCTGCAGAGGAAGCTGTAAATGAAGTGAAAAGACAGGCTGTCGCTGAACTTCAGAAAGCTGTTGCTGCTGCAGAACAAAAGGCAAATGAACTTGTGGCAGCAGAACGAGCTAAACTAGAGAGAGCAGTGTCAGAAGCTAAGAAACAAGGATATGAGGAAGCCAATGCTACCATCAATAGCCAAGATGATACTAGTGAA ACTGGCCTTTCATCTTCACAGAGCTGCTGGAACTGTGGACGAAAAGCTAACGAGACATGCAGTGGCTGCAATACTGCCAGATACTGTGGTTCATTTTGTCAGCACAAAGACTGGGAAAATCACCACAGAATGTGTGCCCAGGTACAGGCCCAACAGCAACAGCAGGGTGGCTCTGCCGATAACAATCCCACAACATCTGTTCCAACTACCACTACTACTACGCCGCCATCTGCTGCGACAAGTCCTGCTGGATCTAATGCAAATAGTGCATCCAGATCAAGTACGCCGGCTCTGGCAAGTGGAGGGGAATCTGCCCGTTAG
- the LOC139147193 gene encoding protein CBFA2T1-like isoform X11, whose product MKNSAITNHCHYIEPSMPDSPTDQGSSKPASTQPQCSPTGQPPVTTMSVATHSRSVSTSSGSGSIVNGLHSPNSVNGTPSPPSSMANSVSASQELPPACGARQLSKLKRFLTTLQQFGTDISPEIGERVRSLVMALVNNQLSVEEFHNKLQEATNFPLRPFVIPFLKANLPLLQRELMHCARMAKMTPHQYYSQHEHLLLDTKASPVDSSDILMEVNENGKRRTPERVNTTPKENGREPLQEQHLAKRHCTVSPSNANRTSPSSTINHHGSAAPHPIRMEDLAHAREMRERELRERELRERDLREREMREFSRFERDRERHHPIAAGGIHNRESMHPSSEYSVFDDRVEDDWKHVDTMLQCIMGMVEKTKRAIAVLHQRSLQDREELALWVRRHAEGAEHDMKKRAGEMMAHTIRQTEDRVSEVKRRAEEAVNEVKRQAVAELQKAVAAAEQKANELVAAERAKLERAVSEAKKQGYEEANATINSQDDTSETGLSSSQSCWNCGRKANETCSGCNTARYCGSFCQHKDWENHHRMCAQVQAQQQQQGGSADNNPTTSVPTTTTTTPPSAATSPAGSNANSASRSSTPALASGGESAR is encoded by the exons ATTACATAGAGCCAAGCATGCCTGATTCACCGACAGATCAGGGCAGTAGTAAGCCTGCATCAACGCAGCCACAGTGTTCACCTACAGGACAGCCACCGGTTACCACAATGTCGGTAGCTACTCATTCCCGATCAGTATCCACTAGTTCTGGCTCAG GTTCCATAGTGAATGGTTTACATTCACCTAACAGTGTGAATGGAACCCCATCACCACCAAGTTCCATGGCTAATTCCGTCAGTGCGAGTCAAGAGTTACCTCCGGCTTGTGGAGCAAGGCAGCTCAGTAAGTTGAAAAGATTCCTGACAACGCTGCAGCAGTTTGGTACGGATATCTCACCAGAGATAGGAGAGAGAGTCAGGAGTCTTGTCATGGCATTAGTT aaTAATCAACTATCAGTGGAAGAATTTCATAACAAACTTCAGGAAGCTACCAATTTTCCTCTCAGACCGTTTGTCATTCCCTTTTTGAAG GCTAATCTGCCACTGCTACAACGGGAGCTAATGCACTGTGCACGTATGGCTAAAATGACACCCCACCAGTATTACAGCCAACATGAACATTTATTACTGGACACCAAAGCATCGCCAGTGGATTCATCCGATATCTTGATGGAAGTTAATGAAAATGGCAAACGACGAACCCCTGAAAG GGTGAATACCACACCAAAGGAGAATGGCAGAGAGCCATTGCAAGAACAGCATTTAGCAAAGCGTCATTGTACAGTCAGTCCCAGCAATGCAAATAGAACAAGTCCAAGTAGTACAATCAACCACCATGGGTCTGCAGCGCCGCATCCCATCAGAATGGAAGATCTGGCCCATGCTAgagaaatgagagagagagaactcCGGGAAAGGGAACTCCGGGAACGGGACCTTCGAGAAAGGGAAATGAGGGAGTTTAGCAGATTTgaaagagacagagaaagacatCACCCCATTG CTGCTGGAGGAATCCACAATCGTGAATCAATGCATCCATCAAGTGAATATTCAGTGTTTGATGATAGAGTAGAAGATGATTGGAAACATGTAGATACT ATGCTGCAATGTATCATGGGAATGGTGGAAAAAACCAAACGTGCAATAGCTGTGTTGCATCAGCGCAGTTTACAGGACAGAGAGGAGCTGGCCTTATGGGTACGCAGACACGCAGAGGGCGCTGAAcacgacatgaaaaaacgtgCTGGTGAAATGATGGCACACAcaatcagacagacagaagatAGAGTCTCTGAAGTTAAAAGGAGAGCAG AGGAAGCTGTAAATGAAGTGAAAAGACAGGCTGTCGCTGAACTTCAGAAAGCTGTTGCTGCTGCAGAACAAAAGGCAAATGAACTTGTGGCAGCAGAACGAGCTAAACTAGAGAGAGCAGTGTCAGAAGCTAAGAAACAAGGATATGAGGAAGCCAATGCTACCATCAATAGCCAAGATGATACTAGTGAA ACTGGCCTTTCATCTTCACAGAGCTGCTGGAACTGTGGACGAAAAGCTAACGAGACATGCAGTGGCTGCAATACTGCCAGATACTGTGGTTCATTTTGTCAGCACAAAGACTGGGAAAATCACCACAGAATGTGTGCCCAGGTACAGGCCCAACAGCAACAGCAGGGTGGCTCTGCCGATAACAATCCCACAACATCTGTTCCAACTACCACTACTACTACGCCGCCATCTGCTGCGACAAGTCCTGCTGGATCTAATGCAAATAGTGCATCCAGATCAAGTACGCCGGCTCTGGCAAGTGGAGGGGAATCTGCCCGTTAG
- the LOC139147193 gene encoding protein CBFA2T1-like isoform X26, translating to MPDSPTDQGSSKPASTQPQCSPTGQPPVTTMSVATHSRSVSTSSGSGSIVNGLHSPNSVNGTPSPPSSMANSVSASQELPPACGARQLSKLKRFLTTLQQFGTDISPEIGERVRSLVMALVNNQLSVEEFHNKLQEATNFPLRPFVIPFLKANLPLLQRELMHCARMAKMTPHQYYSQHEHLLLDTKASPVDSSDILMEVNENGKRRTPERVNTTPKENGREPLQEQHLAKRHCTVSPSNANRTSPSSTINHHGSAAPHPIRMEDLAHAREMRERELRERELRERDLREREMREFSRFERDRERHHPIAAGGIHNRESMHPSSEYSVFDDRVEDDWKHVDTMLQCIMGMVEKTKRAIAVLHQRSLQDREELALWVRRHAEGAEHDMKKRAGEMMAHTIRQTEDRVSEVKRRAEEAVNEVKRQAVAELQKAVAAAEQKANELVAAERAKLERAVSEAKKQGYEEANATINSQDDTSESCWNCGRKANETCSGCNTARYCGSFCQHKDWENHHRMCAQVQAQQQQQGGSADNNPTTSVPTTTTTTPPSAATSPAGSNANSASRSSTPALASGGESAR from the exons ATGCCTGATTCACCGACAGATCAGGGCAGTAGTAAGCCTGCATCAACGCAGCCACAGTGTTCACCTACAGGACAGCCACCGGTTACCACAATGTCGGTAGCTACTCATTCCCGATCAGTATCCACTAGTTCTGGCTCAG GTTCCATAGTGAATGGTTTACATTCACCTAACAGTGTGAATGGAACCCCATCACCACCAAGTTCCATGGCTAATTCCGTCAGTGCGAGTCAAGAGTTACCTCCGGCTTGTGGAGCAAGGCAGCTCAGTAAGTTGAAAAGATTCCTGACAACGCTGCAGCAGTTTGGTACGGATATCTCACCAGAGATAGGAGAGAGAGTCAGGAGTCTTGTCATGGCATTAGTT aaTAATCAACTATCAGTGGAAGAATTTCATAACAAACTTCAGGAAGCTACCAATTTTCCTCTCAGACCGTTTGTCATTCCCTTTTTGAAG GCTAATCTGCCACTGCTACAACGGGAGCTAATGCACTGTGCACGTATGGCTAAAATGACACCCCACCAGTATTACAGCCAACATGAACATTTATTACTGGACACCAAAGCATCGCCAGTGGATTCATCCGATATCTTGATGGAAGTTAATGAAAATGGCAAACGACGAACCCCTGAAAG GGTGAATACCACACCAAAGGAGAATGGCAGAGAGCCATTGCAAGAACAGCATTTAGCAAAGCGTCATTGTACAGTCAGTCCCAGCAATGCAAATAGAACAAGTCCAAGTAGTACAATCAACCACCATGGGTCTGCAGCGCCGCATCCCATCAGAATGGAAGATCTGGCCCATGCTAgagaaatgagagagagagaactcCGGGAAAGGGAACTCCGGGAACGGGACCTTCGAGAAAGGGAAATGAGGGAGTTTAGCAGATTTgaaagagacagagaaagacatCACCCCATTG CTGCTGGAGGAATCCACAATCGTGAATCAATGCATCCATCAAGTGAATATTCAGTGTTTGATGATAGAGTAGAAGATGATTGGAAACATGTAGATACT ATGCTGCAATGTATCATGGGAATGGTGGAAAAAACCAAACGTGCAATAGCTGTGTTGCATCAGCGCAGTTTACAGGACAGAGAGGAGCTGGCCTTATGGGTACGCAGACACGCAGAGGGCGCTGAAcacgacatgaaaaaacgtgCTGGTGAAATGATGGCACACAcaatcagacagacagaagatAGAGTCTCTGAAGTTAAAAGGAGAGCAG AGGAAGCTGTAAATGAAGTGAAAAGACAGGCTGTCGCTGAACTTCAGAAAGCTGTTGCTGCTGCAGAACAAAAGGCAAATGAACTTGTGGCAGCAGAACGAGCTAAACTAGAGAGAGCAGTGTCAGAAGCTAAGAAACAAGGATATGAGGAAGCCAATGCTACCATCAATAGCCAAGATGATACTAGTGAA AGCTGCTGGAACTGTGGACGAAAAGCTAACGAGACATGCAGTGGCTGCAATACTGCCAGATACTGTGGTTCATTTTGTCAGCACAAAGACTGGGAAAATCACCACAGAATGTGTGCCCAGGTACAGGCCCAACAGCAACAGCAGGGTGGCTCTGCCGATAACAATCCCACAACATCTGTTCCAACTACCACTACTACTACGCCGCCATCTGCTGCGACAAGTCCTGCTGGATCTAATGCAAATAGTGCATCCAGATCAAGTACGCCGGCTCTGGCAAGTGGAGGGGAATCTGCCCGTTAG
- the LOC139147193 gene encoding protein CBFA2T1-like isoform X6, which produces MAWWPLHPTHGVPQTTHVHAMPLPQPRPQPLIHAQHHQQQPQQPVKPQQAKRDYIEPSMPDSPTDQGSSKPASTQPQCSPTGQPPVTTMSVATHSRSVSTSSGSGSIVNGLHSPNSVNGTPSPPSSMANSVSASQELPPACGARQLSKLKRFLTTLQQFGTDISPEIGERVRSLVMALVNNQLSVEEFHNKLQEATNFPLRPFVIPFLKANLPLLQRELMHCARMAKMTPHQYYSQHEHLLLDTKASPVDSSDILMEVNENGKRRTPERVNTTPKENGREPLQEQHLAKRHCTVSPSNANRTSPSSTINHHGSAAPHPIRMEDLAHAREMRERELRERELRERDLREREMREFSRFERDRERHHPIAAGGIHNRESMHPSSEYSVFDDRVEDDWKHVDTMLQCIMGMVEKTKRAIAVLHQRSLQDREELALWVRRHAEGAEHDMKKRAGEMMAHTIRQTEDRVSEVKRRAVFVSAEEAVNEVKRQAVAELQKAVAAAEQKANELVAAERAKLERAVSEAKKQGYEEANATINSQDDTSETGLSSSQSCWNCGRKANETCSGCNTARYCGSFCQHKDWENHHRMCAQVQAQQQQQGGSADNNPTTSVPTTTTTTPPSAATSPAGSNANSASRSSTPALASGGESAR; this is translated from the exons ATTACATAGAGCCAAGCATGCCTGATTCACCGACAGATCAGGGCAGTAGTAAGCCTGCATCAACGCAGCCACAGTGTTCACCTACAGGACAGCCACCGGTTACCACAATGTCGGTAGCTACTCATTCCCGATCAGTATCCACTAGTTCTGGCTCAG GTTCCATAGTGAATGGTTTACATTCACCTAACAGTGTGAATGGAACCCCATCACCACCAAGTTCCATGGCTAATTCCGTCAGTGCGAGTCAAGAGTTACCTCCGGCTTGTGGAGCAAGGCAGCTCAGTAAGTTGAAAAGATTCCTGACAACGCTGCAGCAGTTTGGTACGGATATCTCACCAGAGATAGGAGAGAGAGTCAGGAGTCTTGTCATGGCATTAGTT aaTAATCAACTATCAGTGGAAGAATTTCATAACAAACTTCAGGAAGCTACCAATTTTCCTCTCAGACCGTTTGTCATTCCCTTTTTGAAG GCTAATCTGCCACTGCTACAACGGGAGCTAATGCACTGTGCACGTATGGCTAAAATGACACCCCACCAGTATTACAGCCAACATGAACATTTATTACTGGACACCAAAGCATCGCCAGTGGATTCATCCGATATCTTGATGGAAGTTAATGAAAATGGCAAACGACGAACCCCTGAAAG GGTGAATACCACACCAAAGGAGAATGGCAGAGAGCCATTGCAAGAACAGCATTTAGCAAAGCGTCATTGTACAGTCAGTCCCAGCAATGCAAATAGAACAAGTCCAAGTAGTACAATCAACCACCATGGGTCTGCAGCGCCGCATCCCATCAGAATGGAAGATCTGGCCCATGCTAgagaaatgagagagagagaactcCGGGAAAGGGAACTCCGGGAACGGGACCTTCGAGAAAGGGAAATGAGGGAGTTTAGCAGATTTgaaagagacagagaaagacatCACCCCATTG CTGCTGGAGGAATCCACAATCGTGAATCAATGCATCCATCAAGTGAATATTCAGTGTTTGATGATAGAGTAGAAGATGATTGGAAACATGTAGATACT ATGCTGCAATGTATCATGGGAATGGTGGAAAAAACCAAACGTGCAATAGCTGTGTTGCATCAGCGCAGTTTACAGGACAGAGAGGAGCTGGCCTTATGGGTACGCAGACACGCAGAGGGCGCTGAAcacgacatgaaaaaacgtgCTGGTGAAATGATGGCACACAcaatcagacagacagaagatAGAGTCTCTGAAGTTAAAAGGAGAGCAG TTTTTGTTTCTGCAGAGGAAGCTGTAAATGAAGTGAAAAGACAGGCTGTCGCTGAACTTCAGAAAGCTGTTGCTGCTGCAGAACAAAAGGCAAATGAACTTGTGGCAGCAGAACGAGCTAAACTAGAGAGAGCAGTGTCAGAAGCTAAGAAACAAGGATATGAGGAAGCCAATGCTACCATCAATAGCCAAGATGATACTAGTGAA ACTGGCCTTTCATCTTCACAGAGCTGCTGGAACTGTGGACGAAAAGCTAACGAGACATGCAGTGGCTGCAATACTGCCAGATACTGTGGTTCATTTTGTCAGCACAAAGACTGGGAAAATCACCACAGAATGTGTGCCCAGGTACAGGCCCAACAGCAACAGCAGGGTGGCTCTGCCGATAACAATCCCACAACATCTGTTCCAACTACCACTACTACTACGCCGCCATCTGCTGCGACAAGTCCTGCTGGATCTAATGCAAATAGTGCATCCAGATCAAGTACGCCGGCTCTGGCAAGTGGAGGGGAATCTGCCCGTTAG